One window of Prochlorococcus marinus XMU1408 genomic DNA carries:
- a CDS encoding DegT/DnrJ/EryC1/StrS family aminotransferase, which produces MDKKYNVLKPVYDIDNITNSIKTTLKSGWTGDGGLTKVFEKKWSQYTGYNNSIYVNSCTAALHLSLLVLKDKYPRKRKVIVPDITFISSAAVVLQSSLELILCDVDESLCLDPKALKKLVSDEILAVVFVGIGGNSQNLIQVSEICKSSNISLILDAAHMSGSKISPEHSPHLGEYSDYVCYSFQAVKNLGIADSGMLCTQSQDSLEEISKYRWMGIDKTTYQRTESLEKNIYKWEYEIDRLGYKYNGNALVASCCLAILPDLDKNNKYRRSLRNKYIKSFSSLDEIKVIPHLNENSTSAHLAQILLKESKSSNERNEFISKLNRHNIFPGVHYRSISKFKYYKKFGQNIINSNNISDKIISLPCHLDISINDIDFILDKIKSVLA; this is translated from the coding sequence ATGGATAAAAAATATAATGTATTAAAACCTGTTTATGATATTGATAATATAACCAATAGCATAAAAACTACACTTAAATCTGGCTGGACAGGTGATGGTGGGCTTACAAAAGTATTTGAGAAAAAATGGTCACAATATACAGGTTATAACAATAGTATTTATGTAAATTCATGCACAGCAGCATTACATCTATCATTACTAGTTTTAAAAGATAAATATCCTAGAAAAAGAAAAGTAATCGTTCCAGATATTACATTTATATCTTCAGCTGCTGTAGTTCTTCAGTCTTCTCTAGAATTAATTCTTTGTGATGTAGATGAATCTCTATGCCTAGATCCAAAGGCACTCAAGAAACTTGTTAGCGATGAAATATTGGCCGTTGTTTTTGTGGGAATAGGTGGAAATAGCCAGAATCTAATACAAGTAAGTGAAATTTGTAAATCTAGCAATATTTCACTCATCTTAGATGCAGCGCACATGTCAGGTAGCAAAATTTCACCTGAACATTCACCTCATCTAGGAGAATATTCTGATTACGTTTGTTATAGCTTTCAAGCAGTTAAAAATCTTGGAATTGCAGATTCAGGAATGTTATGCACACAAAGCCAAGATTCCCTAGAAGAAATTTCAAAATATCGCTGGATGGGAATAGATAAGACCACTTATCAAAGAACCGAATCATTAGAGAAAAACATCTATAAATGGGAATATGAAATCGATAGGTTGGGATACAAATATAATGGTAATGCTTTGGTAGCTTCATGTTGCCTGGCAATATTGCCAGATCTCGATAAAAACAACAAATATAGGAGATCATTGAGAAATAAATATATTAAAAGCTTTAGCTCATTGGATGAAATAAAAGTCATTCCTCACTTAAATGAAAATTCAACATCGGCTCATCTTGCTCAAATTCTTCTAAAAGAGAGTAAGTCTTCAAATGAACGAAATGAATTTATTTCAAAATTAAATAGGCATAATATTTTCCCTGGCGTACATTATAGATCAATTTCCAAATTCAAATACTATAAAAAATTCGGTCAAAACATAATTAATAGTAATAATATTTCTGATAAAATAATTTCATTACCATGTCACCTTGACATAAGCATAAATGACATTGATTTCATTTTAGATAAAATAAAATCTGTCTTAGCATGA
- a CDS encoding GNAT family N-acetyltransferase yields the protein MISKIANIEEHLLFINSELNNSNSTWFAYFEKIDSIQLPRIIGCSSLYNYSANSSSVSLGRLMVDPSFTSLGIASKLIKYSVDYAKNKLNCKTINLIVKNSNHRAIKIYERFGFELLESDESRKYILKI from the coding sequence TTGATTTCAAAAATAGCAAACATAGAAGAACATCTATTATTCATAAATTCAGAATTAAATAACTCAAATTCGACTTGGTTTGCATATTTTGAAAAAATCGATTCAATTCAATTACCTCGAATTATTGGTTGTTCAAGTTTATATAACTATTCGGCAAATTCATCATCTGTAAGTTTAGGAAGATTAATGGTAGACCCATCTTTCACATCTTTAGGAATAGCATCAAAACTAATCAAATATTCAGTTGACTATGCAAAAAATAAATTAAACTGTAAAACAATAAACTTGATAGTAAAAAATTCTAATCATAGAGCAATTAAGATATACGAAAGATTTGGGTTTGAGTTGTTAGAAAGTGATGAATCAAGAAAATATATTTTAAAAATATGA
- a CDS encoding tetratricopeptide repeat protein → MIDKENESMDQKNKIPTFSVQVPLEEINITNSKNQSINDLKNKIIAKAFKFHSEGNIIEASKYYQYFLDQGFNNPLVLSNYGLINKHEHKIYKAIELFEKSISLFPNSPDAYSNLCTILINLERLKEAKFYIEKAISIKPDYYQAHYNLGVILIKLNRLEEAESHTRKSITINPNFVNGYENLGTILNQIFKLNHNELNLIEALKAYEKAIEIDPTSSLAKAGIIEIQAFICDWSLRRRNLNWLENLGITGLAVSPMIFMSLEDKPMKHLIRARRFYKQNIHLDISERNLFIQKERNINRKIRIGYFSANFCKHPVMILMARVFELHDKSNFEVFAYSLRNRMEDSYTKRVRKTFNFYRELGELSDKEAIQIIKNDKLDIAIDLMGHTRISRMTIFANRIAPTQISYLDYPGSTGADCIDYLIADKNIIPEANKKFYSEKIIYMPNSLQCIDDTLRSSKKTFTRKEIGLKEDSFVFCNFANNYKISEIEFNIWMKLLIKVENSILWLLESNSLSKNNLINEARKRGVDESRIIFSSKMPIDLHMSRQKCADLFLDTFNYNSGLMTFLALRSGLPVLTCSGNSFSARISTSILSAINMNDLIAKDKDEYERIAFEIATTSEKHLSIKHILKQRQLDSTYFNSETFTRDLEEKYQDLISI, encoded by the coding sequence ATGATTGATAAAGAAAATGAATCTATGGATCAGAAAAATAAGATACCTACATTCTCTGTTCAAGTTCCTTTAGAAGAAATTAATATTACTAATTCTAAGAATCAGTCGATTAATGATCTTAAAAATAAAATTATAGCTAAAGCATTTAAGTTTCATTCTGAAGGTAATATCATAGAAGCTTCTAAATATTATCAATATTTCCTTGATCAAGGTTTTAATAATCCATTAGTATTATCGAATTATGGTTTAATAAATAAACATGAGCATAAAATATATAAGGCAATAGAGCTTTTTGAAAAATCAATAAGCTTATTTCCTAATAGCCCAGATGCTTATTCTAATCTATGCACCATACTTATAAATCTTGAGAGATTAAAAGAAGCTAAGTTTTATATAGAGAAAGCAATTTCTATTAAACCAGATTATTATCAGGCCCATTATAACTTAGGTGTTATATTAATTAAATTAAATAGACTAGAAGAAGCAGAAAGTCATACAAGAAAATCTATAACAATTAATCCTAATTTTGTCAATGGATATGAAAACTTAGGAACAATATTAAATCAAATATTCAAGTTAAATCATAATGAGTTAAATCTCATAGAGGCTTTAAAGGCATATGAGAAAGCAATAGAAATAGATCCGACTTCTTCTCTAGCAAAGGCTGGAATAATTGAAATCCAGGCTTTTATCTGTGATTGGAGTTTAAGAAGAAGGAATTTAAATTGGTTAGAGAATCTAGGAATAACTGGTTTAGCTGTGTCCCCGATGATTTTTATGTCATTAGAAGATAAACCTATGAAACATTTAATTCGTGCAAGAAGATTTTATAAACAAAATATTCATCTAGATATTAGTGAAAGGAATTTATTTATACAAAAAGAAAGAAATATAAACAGAAAAATAAGAATAGGATATTTTTCTGCAAATTTCTGTAAACACCCTGTGATGATATTAATGGCTAGAGTATTTGAGCTTCATGATAAATCAAACTTTGAAGTCTTTGCATATTCTTTAAGAAACAGGATGGAGGACTCTTATACCAAGAGAGTCAGAAAAACTTTTAATTTCTATAGAGAACTGGGGGAATTAAGTGATAAAGAGGCTATTCAAATAATTAAGAATGATAAATTAGATATTGCGATAGATCTAATGGGACATACGAGGATATCTAGGATGACTATTTTTGCTAATAGAATTGCACCTACTCAGATCTCTTATTTAGATTATCCTGGTTCAACAGGAGCAGATTGCATTGATTATTTAATAGCGGATAAAAATATTATTCCCGAAGCTAATAAGAAATTTTATAGTGAGAAAATCATTTATATGCCAAACTCTCTTCAATGTATTGATGATACACTTAGAAGTTCTAAAAAAACATTCACGAGAAAAGAGATTGGATTAAAAGAAGATTCTTTTGTCTTCTGTAATTTTGCTAATAATTACAAGATTAGTGAAATTGAATTTAATATTTGGATGAAATTATTAATTAAAGTTGAAAATAGTATTTTGTGGCTTCTTGAATCTAATTCATTATCAAAAAATAATTTAATTAATGAAGCAAGGAAAAGGGGGGTAGATGAGTCAAGAATTATCTTTTCAAGTAAAATGCCTATAGATTTACATATGAGTAGACAAAAATGTGCTGATTTATTTTTAGATACTTTTAATTATAATTCTGGTCTGATGACTTTTTTGGCACTTAGATCAGGATTACCTGTTTTGACATGTTCTGGAAATAGCTTTTCTGCAAGGATATCTACAAGTATTCTTTCTGCAATTAATATGAATGATTTAATTGCAAAGGATAAAGATGAATACGAAAGAATCGCCTTTGAAATTGCGACCACATCGGAAAAGCATTTATCTATAAAGCATATACTTAAACAGAGACAACTTGATTCAACTTATTTTAATTCAGAAACTTTCACAAGAGATTTAGAGGAGAAATATCAAGATTTAATATCTATATAA
- a CDS encoding polyribonucleotide nucleotidyltransferase, producing MQGQTKSVSFDGREIKLTTGRFAPQAGGSVLIECGDTSVLVTATKSTGREGVDFLPLMCEYEERLYAAGRIPGSFMRREGRPPERATLISRLIDRPMRPLFPGWMRDDIQIVATCLSLDERVPADVLAVTGASMATLIAGIPFQGPMAAVRVGLLGDDFVLNPSYREIERGDLDLVVAGTPDGVVMVEAGANQLSEQDVIEAIDFGYEAITELINAQKEVLKESGIKQVTPETPEIDDTIPNYLDKNCTKSISEVLKNFEQSKEERDNKIEEIKISITSKIDGLKDDNAVKKSLASNSKLLENSYKALTKKLMREQIIKEGKRVDGRALNEVREIDAAAAVLPNRVHGSALFQRGLTQVLSTATLGTPSDAQEMDDLNPNTDKTYIHHYNFPPYSVGETRPMRTPGRREIGHGALAERALIPVLPAKDTFPYVLRVVSEVLSSNGSTSMASVCGSTLALMDAGVPLKAPVGGAAMGLIKEGKDIKILTDIQGIEDFLGDMDFKVAGTEKGITALQMDMKITGLSIETIGEAINQALPARTHILGKMLEAIETPKDNLSPHAPRLLSFRIDPELIGTVIGPGGRTIKGITERTNTKIDIEDGGIVTIASHDGAAAEEAQRIIEGLTRKVHEGEIFSGSITRIIPIGAFVEILPGKEGMIHISQLSEARVEKVEDVVKVGDQVTVRVREIDNRGRINLTLRGVPQNGGMNNYPEPTPTPVAPLT from the coding sequence GTGCAAGGTCAGACAAAATCCGTTTCCTTCGATGGTAGAGAGATAAAGCTCACTACAGGGAGATTTGCTCCACAAGCTGGTGGTTCAGTATTGATTGAATGCGGGGACACCTCCGTTCTAGTAACAGCAACAAAATCGACAGGTCGAGAGGGGGTTGATTTCCTACCTTTAATGTGTGAATACGAGGAAAGGCTTTACGCAGCAGGAAGGATTCCAGGTAGTTTTATGCGTCGCGAAGGACGTCCTCCAGAGAGAGCTACGTTGATTTCAAGACTAATTGATCGTCCAATGAGACCTCTTTTCCCTGGATGGATGAGAGACGATATACAAATAGTTGCAACATGTCTTTCTTTAGACGAAAGAGTTCCTGCTGATGTCCTAGCTGTAACAGGAGCTTCAATGGCAACATTGATAGCAGGTATTCCTTTCCAAGGTCCTATGGCTGCTGTTCGGGTTGGGTTATTGGGGGATGACTTTGTTCTCAATCCAAGTTACCGAGAAATTGAAAGAGGTGATCTTGACTTAGTTGTTGCAGGGACTCCAGACGGTGTTGTAATGGTTGAAGCTGGAGCTAATCAGCTATCAGAACAAGACGTTATTGAAGCTATTGATTTTGGCTACGAAGCCATTACTGAATTAATTAATGCACAGAAAGAAGTTTTAAAAGAATCAGGAATCAAACAAGTTACCCCCGAAACTCCTGAAATAGACGACACAATTCCTAATTATTTAGATAAAAATTGTACAAAGTCAATTAGTGAAGTTCTCAAAAACTTCGAGCAATCGAAAGAAGAAAGAGATAATAAAATTGAAGAAATAAAGATAAGTATTACTTCAAAAATAGATGGACTAAAAGATGATAATGCTGTTAAAAAATCACTAGCTTCAAATAGCAAGCTACTAGAAAATAGCTATAAAGCTTTAACAAAAAAATTAATGAGAGAACAGATAATTAAAGAAGGAAAGAGGGTTGACGGAAGAGCATTAAATGAAGTTAGAGAAATCGATGCTGCTGCTGCTGTTTTGCCTAACAGAGTACATGGATCAGCTTTGTTTCAAAGGGGTTTAACTCAAGTCCTTTCCACTGCAACATTAGGCACTCCAAGCGATGCGCAAGAAATGGATGATCTAAACCCAAATACTGATAAGACCTATATACACCACTACAATTTTCCGCCTTACTCAGTAGGGGAAACTCGACCAATGAGAACTCCTGGAAGAAGAGAAATTGGTCATGGGGCTTTAGCAGAAAGAGCACTAATTCCTGTATTACCCGCAAAGGATACTTTCCCTTATGTTTTAAGAGTTGTTAGTGAAGTTTTAAGTTCAAATGGCTCAACTTCCATGGCTTCTGTATGTGGAAGTACTTTAGCGCTCATGGATGCAGGAGTCCCTTTGAAGGCCCCTGTAGGTGGAGCAGCAATGGGATTAATTAAAGAAGGAAAAGATATCAAAATATTGACTGATATTCAAGGAATTGAAGACTTTCTTGGAGATATGGATTTCAAGGTTGCAGGAACAGAAAAAGGTATTACTGCATTGCAAATGGATATGAAAATAACTGGGCTTTCAATTGAGACAATTGGAGAAGCTATCAATCAAGCACTTCCTGCTAGAACTCACATTTTAGGGAAAATGTTGGAGGCAATTGAGACTCCTAAAGATAATCTTTCTCCTCATGCCCCTCGTCTATTAAGTTTTAGAATAGATCCAGAACTTATTGGAACTGTAATTGGACCTGGCGGAAGAACAATAAAAGGAATTACAGAAAGAACAAACACAAAAATAGATATAGAAGATGGAGGGATAGTAACTATTGCATCTCATGATGGAGCAGCTGCAGAAGAAGCTCAGAGAATTATTGAAGGCCTAACAAGAAAAGTACATGAAGGAGAAATTTTCTCTGGGTCAATTACCCGTATTATTCCAATTGGAGCATTTGTTGAAATTCTTCCTGGCAAAGAGGGTATGATTCATATTTCTCAGTTATCCGAAGCAAGAGTAGAAAAAGTTGAAGATGTAGTAAAAGTTGGAGACCAAGTTACTGTAAGAGTAAGAGAAATTGATAATCGAGGACGCATTAATTTAACTTTAAGAGGAGTACCCCAAAATGGTGGGATGAACAATTATCCTGAGCCAACCCCTACCCCTGTAGCGCCTCTTACTTAA
- a CDS encoding 3'(2'),5'-bisphosphate nucleotidase CysQ, translated as MSIDLVVPENVELTTLLDELRKLSWAAADVLMAYARGQEPPYGFPKSLTIEEGGDGPVSAADMAVNELLISGLKDNFTFQDWDILSEETTKEKTFHRTNYKKDWCWILDPLDGTKDFLQGSENYAVHIALAHKKKPKIGLVLIPERNELWVGIIGSGAWCENRNGFKKDISFSERLDISELVLVSSKNHQQSTLLNLLSTLSFSKTKRIGSVGCKVASILRGESDVYISLSGKTAPKDWDMAAPHALIEAAGGMFSHADGANLIYQKSDYSQSGCLIASHGKSHLNICKKAMKFFSKEEPKFKV; from the coding sequence ATGTCAATTGATCTTGTTGTGCCAGAAAATGTCGAATTAACGACTTTATTGGATGAACTTAGAAAGCTTAGCTGGGCTGCTGCTGATGTTTTGATGGCCTATGCCCGAGGTCAAGAACCACCTTATGGTTTCCCAAAATCTTTAACGATTGAGGAGGGTGGAGATGGACCTGTATCTGCAGCTGACATGGCAGTTAATGAATTATTGATCTCTGGATTGAAGGATAATTTCACTTTTCAAGATTGGGATATTTTAAGTGAAGAAACTACTAAGGAAAAAACTTTTCATCGAACTAATTATAAAAAAGATTGGTGTTGGATTCTTGATCCACTTGATGGAACAAAAGATTTTCTTCAAGGATCTGAAAACTATGCAGTTCATATTGCTTTGGCGCATAAAAAAAAACCAAAAATTGGATTAGTTCTTATCCCTGAGAGAAATGAGCTTTGGGTTGGAATTATTGGAAGTGGTGCTTGGTGTGAAAATCGCAATGGTTTTAAAAAGGATATTTCTTTTAGTGAAAGGCTAGATATCTCTGAACTTGTACTCGTTTCAAGCAAAAATCATCAACAATCAACACTTTTAAATCTTCTATCAACTTTGTCCTTTTCTAAAACAAAGAGAATAGGGAGTGTCGGTTGCAAAGTTGCATCAATTTTGAGAGGAGAATCAGATGTATATATCTCTCTATCAGGAAAGACTGCTCCAAAGGATTGGGATATGGCTGCGCCTCATGCCCTTATTGAGGCGGCAGGTGGAATGTTCTCTCATGCTGATGGAGCTAATTTGATTTACCAAAAATCCGACTATTCTCAGTCCGGTTGTTTAATAGCTAGCCATGGAAAATCTCACCTAAACATTTGTAAAAAAGCTATGAAGTTTTTCTCTAAAGAAGAACCGAAATTCAAAGTCTAA
- a CDS encoding DNA-directed RNA polymerase: MGEGQRIDDKAIEETIAPTFIHSYDAEVFKSFFQDWNQPIALIHDFLKVLPNYMDKAKVRIKHRFVQVRKGDPLARLADEIEVSSEKFPRLTQLL; the protein is encoded by the coding sequence ATGGGCGAAGGACAGAGAATTGATGACAAAGCAATAGAAGAAACAATTGCTCCCACATTCATACATAGCTATGACGCAGAAGTCTTCAAATCTTTCTTCCAAGATTGGAACCAACCAATAGCTTTAATACACGATTTTTTAAAGGTTCTCCCTAACTATATGGATAAAGCAAAAGTAAGGATAAAACATAGGTTTGTTCAAGTTCGCAAAGGCGATCCATTGGCTCGTTTAGCTGATGAGATCGAAGTGTCATCTGAGAAATTTCCACGGCTCACTCAGCTTCTGTAG
- a CDS encoding tetratricopeptide repeat protein: protein MTEREIDPKQTKAEINTFPVPFALRENQGNLTIKTNTAKQTSKEQIINQAFKFHSQGNISEAAKLYQYLINQGFKDQGVFSNYGVLLKDLGKSQEAELSTRKAIELNPNFAQAHYNLGNILRDLGKSQEAELSYRKAIEIKPDYANAHSNLGLILKDLGRLEKAEASQRKAIELNPDFAEAHGNLGIMLLEKGEYDLSLKYFSECAQLLRLQKNQESNLAKFKTISKAKIDHDIEQFEYLASKGYETKKFFDLATLYKKVAAEINWPSETQLITLKNKHQRLLKDSYNRLIHRIKAPRLEKEVINNSLNIEEITNNYFDHEFGLTYIDNLLSTTALESLRKFLLGTTIWFDIKSGGYLGAYLKEGLANPLIIQIGEELRKKLPKIFKNHPIKQIWAYKYDSRTKNENSLLRGIKVHADQAAINVNFWITPKEANLNSDSGGLIVYDVEAPHDWDFKFYNTSYDKTKIREELKKSKGNTQVIPYNENRAVIFNSNLFHETDNYEFKEGYENRRINVTILFGDRRNK, encoded by the coding sequence GTGACCGAAAGAGAAATAGATCCAAAGCAAACAAAGGCTGAAATAAATACATTCCCAGTTCCATTTGCCTTAAGAGAAAATCAAGGAAATCTTACTATTAAAACAAATACTGCTAAGCAAACGTCTAAAGAACAAATAATCAATCAAGCATTTAAGTTTCATTCACAAGGAAACATTTCAGAAGCAGCAAAACTTTATCAATATCTAATTAACCAAGGTTTTAAAGATCAAGGAGTTTTCTCTAATTATGGAGTCCTCTTAAAAGATCTTGGCAAATCACAAGAAGCAGAATTATCTACCCGCAAAGCAATTGAACTGAATCCTAATTTCGCTCAAGCTCATTACAATCTGGGAAACATTTTGAGAGACCTTGGTAAATCACAAGAAGCAGAATTGTCATACCGCAAAGCAATTGAAATCAAACCTGATTACGCAAATGCTCATTCAAACCTAGGGCTCATATTGAAAGATCTTGGAAGATTAGAAAAAGCAGAAGCATCACAACGCAAAGCCATTGAACTGAATCCTGATTTCGCTGAAGCTCATGGCAATCTAGGAATCATGCTCCTCGAAAAAGGGGAGTATGACTTATCCCTAAAATATTTTTCTGAATGTGCTCAGTTACTCCGATTACAGAAAAATCAAGAATCAAATCTCGCAAAATTCAAAACTATCAGTAAGGCAAAAATAGATCATGATATTGAACAATTTGAATATTTAGCTTCGAAAGGTTATGAGACTAAAAAATTTTTTGATCTTGCCACTCTTTATAAAAAAGTTGCCGCTGAAATCAATTGGCCCTCTGAAACCCAATTGATTACTCTAAAGAATAAACATCAAAGACTGCTTAAAGATAGCTATAATCGTCTAATTCATCGAATAAAAGCTCCTAGATTAGAAAAAGAAGTAATCAATAATTCCTTGAATATTGAGGAAATCACAAATAACTATTTCGATCACGAGTTCGGATTAACTTACATTGATAATTTATTAAGTACTACAGCTCTTGAATCTCTTAGAAAATTTCTACTAGGAACAACAATTTGGTTTGATATCAAAAGTGGTGGCTATCTCGGAGCATATTTAAAGGAGGGTTTAGCTAATCCACTAATTATTCAAATAGGAGAAGAATTAAGAAAAAAATTACCAAAAATCTTCAAAAATCATCCAATTAAGCAGATATGGGCTTACAAGTATGATAGTCGCACAAAAAATGAAAATTCATTACTCCGAGGAATAAAAGTTCACGCAGATCAGGCAGCAATAAATGTAAATTTTTGGATTACTCCTAAAGAAGCCAACTTAAATTCTGATTCTGGTGGTTTAATTGTCTACGACGTAGAAGCTCCACATGATTGGGATTTTAAATTTTACAATACTTCTTATGACAAAACAAAAATACGAGAAGAACTAAAAAAAAGTAAAGGCAATACACAAGTTATTCCATATAACGAAAATCGTGCTGTTATCTTCAATTCAAATTTATTTCATGAAACTGATAATTATGAGTTCAAAGAAGGATATGAAAATCGTAGAATTAATGTCACGATATTATTTGGTGATAGAAGGAATAAGTAG
- a CDS encoding helix-turn-helix domain-containing protein, translating into MIWSYLGYTELKEMISRRLTKIQKAEIVEAYRAGDNTNALAEKYGCTPNTINRTVKTLLSDREYTSLKERRSKNNKKRELINNELVKEETKDSEQINPLISLKEDVIEEDKCVQINEGFYSAELDQITILTLDEEEDFRAEKSSESQNNKDYDSNKKNQNFDQGFEEIAPLISDFDFDQVKQKSDFQILNYKSLPEIVYMIVDKKVELDLQLISDLPEWSFLPENELKRNAILLFSNKRSANRSCSRNQRVIKIPNTSIFGLSKSYLISKGVTRLILEDSLIALDN; encoded by the coding sequence ATGATTTGGTCTTATCTTGGATATACAGAACTGAAAGAAATGATTTCAAGAAGGTTAACGAAGATTCAAAAAGCTGAAATAGTAGAAGCTTATCGAGCAGGAGATAATACTAATGCCCTAGCGGAAAAATATGGTTGCACACCTAATACTATAAATAGAACAGTTAAAACTTTATTATCAGATAGAGAATATACATCTTTAAAAGAAAGAAGATCAAAGAATAATAAAAAACGAGAATTGATAAATAATGAACTTGTTAAGGAAGAAACAAAGGATTCAGAACAGATAAACCCTTTAATTTCATTAAAAGAAGACGTTATAGAAGAAGATAAATGCGTGCAAATAAATGAAGGTTTTTATAGTGCGGAATTAGATCAGATAACTATTTTAACTCTTGATGAGGAAGAAGATTTCAGAGCAGAAAAATCATCCGAAAGTCAAAACAATAAAGATTATGATAGCAATAAAAAAAATCAGAACTTTGATCAAGGTTTTGAAGAGATAGCACCATTGATTTCTGATTTTGACTTTGATCAAGTCAAGCAAAAATCAGATTTTCAGATACTTAATTATAAATCCCTTCCTGAGATCGTTTATATGATTGTTGATAAAAAAGTTGAACTAGATTTACAACTGATTTCAGACTTACCAGAATGGAGCTTTTTGCCAGAGAATGAATTAAAAAGGAATGCAATTTTACTATTTTCTAACAAACGTTCCGCTAATAGAAGTTGTTCAAGAAATCAAAGGGTTATAAAAATTCCAAATACAAGTATTTTCGGGTTATCTAAATCATATCTAATTTCAAAAGGAGTTACTAGACTAATTCTTGAAGATTCACTAATTGCTTTAGATAATTAG
- the rsmI gene encoding 16S rRNA (cytidine(1402)-2'-O)-methyltransferase, which produces MDLIDDYQPQQDRTEPCPGTLYIVGTPIGNLGDLSPRAKSILKRVSLIACEDTRRSGQLMKIIESKVPLLSYHKHNFKSRQKQLLELLKNNQSIALISDAGLPGINDPGEELVKAVRTIKHEVICIPGPCAATTALVVSGLACQRFCFEGFLPKKHGDRKHRLKIISEEPRTTIVYESPHHLLKLLKDLSTFCGEERPIQIARELTKRYEESIGSTIGDVIKHFEINKPKGEFTLVIEGKKEKNQEYKISESEALNKLKKLINQGEKSNIAARKVAEETGYEKKWLYSKLHKKLDK; this is translated from the coding sequence ATGGATTTAATTGATGATTACCAGCCTCAACAAGATAGAACAGAACCTTGCCCAGGGACTCTTTATATAGTGGGAACACCAATTGGGAACTTAGGTGATTTATCTCCAAGAGCAAAGTCCATTCTCAAGAGGGTTTCACTAATAGCTTGCGAAGACACTAGAAGAAGTGGTCAACTGATGAAAATAATAGAATCCAAAGTCCCCCTTCTTAGCTATCACAAACACAATTTCAAAAGTCGACAAAAACAATTACTAGAATTGTTGAAAAACAATCAAAGTATTGCTCTCATTAGCGATGCTGGCTTGCCTGGGATAAATGACCCTGGAGAAGAGTTAGTTAAAGCTGTAAGAACAATCAAACATGAAGTCATTTGCATACCTGGCCCATGCGCAGCTACAACAGCATTAGTTGTCAGCGGATTAGCATGTCAAAGGTTTTGCTTTGAAGGATTTCTTCCAAAAAAACATGGGGACAGAAAACATCGGCTAAAAATAATTTCTGAAGAGCCGAGAACTACAATCGTCTATGAATCTCCACATCATTTACTTAAACTATTAAAAGATTTATCTACTTTTTGCGGGGAAGAGCGCCCAATACAGATTGCGAGAGAACTCACAAAAAGATATGAAGAATCTATAGGTAGTACAATAGGAGATGTTATTAAACATTTTGAGATTAATAAGCCAAAAGGTGAGTTCACATTAGTTATTGAAGGAAAAAAAGAAAAGAATCAAGAATATAAAATAAGTGAATCAGAAGCATTAAATAAACTCAAAAAATTAATCAATCAAGGTGAGAAATCTAATATTGCAGCTCGGAAAGTTGCAGAAGAAACAGGCTATGAAAAGAAATGGCTTTATTCAAAATTACATAAGAAACTTGACAAATAA